Proteins from a single region of Flavobacterium sp. K5-23:
- the rpsO gene encoding 30S ribosomal protein S15: protein MYLTKEIKEEIFAQHGEKTNTGKSEAQIALFTFRISHLTEHLKKNRHDYNTERSLVLLVGKRRSLLDYLKKKEINRYREIIKVLSIRK from the coding sequence ATGTATTTAACTAAAGAGATTAAAGAAGAAATCTTCGCACAACACGGAGAAAAAACAAACACTGGGAAATCTGAAGCGCAAATCGCTTTATTCACTTTCAGAATTAGCCACTTAACTGAGCACTTGAAAAAAAATCGCCATGATTATAACACAGAGCGTTCATTAGTACTACTAGTAGGTAAAAGAAGATCTTTGTTGGATTACTTGAAAAAGAAAGAAATCAACAGATATCGTGAGATTATCAAAGTATTGAGTATCAGAAAATAA
- a CDS encoding polyribonucleotide nucleotidyltransferase yields MIPQLFVESIDLGDGRNITIETGRLAKQADGSVVIRIGKTVILGTVVSSRKASPGIDFLPLTVDYREKFAAAGRFPGGFFKREARPSDNEVLTMRLVDRVLRPLFPDDYHAEVQVMIQLMSHDDDVMPDALAGLAASAALALSDIPFETLISEARVGRIDGKFIINPSRAQLELSDIDMMIGASMDSIAMVEGEMKEISEAEMLEAIKFAHEHIKNQISAQLRLQAAFGKKEVRTYEGEREDEAIYAKVKAASYDKIYAIASKGSSKQERTAAFDEVKEEVKALFTEEELAENGDLVSKYFKKTNKEAVRNVTLDLGTRLDGRKTTEIRDIWCEVDYLPSVHGSALFTRGETQALATATLGTSREANQIDSPSQQGEEKFYLHYNFPPFSTGEARPLRGTSRREVGHGNLAQRALKNMIPADCPYTIRVVSEVLESNGSSSMATVCAGTLSLMDAGIQLIRPVSGIAMGLITDGDRFAVLSDILGDEDHLGDMDFKVTGTSEGITACQMDIKIDGLKYEIMEAALAQARDGRLHILGKLIETLASPKEDVKAYAPKIITRRIPNAFIGALIGPGGKVIQELQKTTGTTIVINEDPATEEGVIEILGTDPAGIEAVLAKIKSITFKPQMNESYEVKVIKMLDFGAVVEYTSAPGNEVLLHVSELAWERTENVSDVVNMGDVFEVKYLGMDPKTRKEKVSRKALMARPPREERKE; encoded by the coding sequence ATGATTCCACAATTATTTGTAGAAAGTATCGATTTAGGTGATGGCAGAAACATCACAATCGAGACAGGTCGTTTAGCGAAACAAGCTGATGGATCTGTAGTAATTAGAATAGGAAAAACTGTTATTTTAGGAACAGTAGTATCTTCAAGAAAAGCAAGTCCAGGTATCGACTTTTTACCACTAACGGTAGATTATCGTGAAAAATTTGCTGCAGCAGGACGTTTTCCTGGTGGTTTCTTCAAAAGAGAAGCAAGACCAAGTGACAACGAAGTGTTAACAATGCGTTTAGTAGACCGTGTTTTACGTCCACTTTTCCCAGATGATTACCATGCTGAAGTTCAAGTTATGATTCAATTAATGTCTCATGACGATGACGTAATGCCAGACGCATTAGCAGGTTTAGCAGCATCAGCAGCTTTAGCTTTGTCTGACATTCCTTTCGAAACTTTAATCTCTGAGGCTAGAGTAGGAAGAATCGATGGTAAATTCATCATCAACCCAAGTCGTGCACAATTAGAATTATCAGATATTGATATGATGATTGGAGCTTCTATGGATTCTATCGCAATGGTAGAAGGTGAAATGAAAGAGATCTCGGAAGCTGAAATGCTTGAAGCAATTAAATTTGCTCACGAACATATCAAAAATCAAATCTCTGCTCAATTGCGTTTACAAGCTGCTTTTGGTAAAAAAGAAGTTCGTACATACGAAGGAGAAAGAGAAGACGAAGCTATTTACGCTAAAGTAAAAGCAGCATCTTACGATAAAATTTACGCTATTGCTAGCAAAGGTTCTTCTAAACAAGAACGTACAGCTGCATTTGACGAAGTTAAAGAAGAAGTTAAAGCGTTATTCACTGAAGAAGAATTGGCAGAAAATGGAGATTTAGTTTCTAAATATTTCAAAAAAACCAACAAAGAAGCTGTTCGTAACGTAACCCTAGATTTAGGAACACGTCTTGACGGAAGAAAAACAACTGAAATTAGAGATATCTGGTGTGAAGTAGATTACTTACCATCTGTACACGGTTCAGCATTGTTTACACGTGGAGAAACTCAAGCATTGGCAACAGCAACTTTAGGGACATCTAGAGAAGCTAACCAAATTGATTCACCATCTCAACAAGGTGAAGAAAAATTCTACTTACACTATAATTTCCCTCCTTTCTCAACTGGTGAAGCTCGTCCTCTAAGAGGAACTTCAAGAAGAGAAGTAGGTCACGGAAACTTGGCTCAAAGAGCATTAAAAAATATGATTCCTGCTGATTGTCCTTATACAATTCGTGTTGTATCTGAAGTATTAGAATCTAACGGTTCATCTTCTATGGCAACAGTTTGTGCTGGAACATTATCTTTAATGGATGCAGGTATCCAGTTGATTCGTCCAGTTTCAGGAATTGCAATGGGATTAATTACTGATGGAGATCGTTTTGCAGTATTGTCTGATATTCTTGGTGACGAAGATCACTTAGGAGATATGGACTTTAAAGTAACTGGAACTTCTGAAGGAATTACAGCTTGCCAAATGGACATCAAAATTGATGGATTGAAATACGAAATTATGGAAGCTGCACTAGCACAAGCTCGTGACGGTCGTTTACATATTCTTGGAAAATTAATCGAAACTTTAGCATCTCCAAAAGAAGACGTTAAAGCTTACGCTCCAAAAATTATTACAAGAAGAATCCCTAATGCTTTCATTGGAGCATTGATCGGACCTGGAGGAAAAGTGATTCAAGAATTACAAAAAACTACAGGAACAACAATTGTTATCAATGAAGATCCAGCTACTGAAGAAGGGGTTATTGAAATTTTAGGAACTGATCCTGCTGGAATTGAAGCAGTATTGGCTAAAATTAAATCAATCACTTTCAAGCCTCAAATGAATGAGTCTTACGAAGTAAAAGTAATCAAAATGCTAGATTTTGGTGCAGTTGTAGAATACACATCAGCTCCAGGAAACGAAGTTTTATTACACGTATCTGAGTTGGCTTGGGAACGCACAGAAAATGTTTCTGATGTAGTCAACATGGGTGATGTTTTTGAAGTGAAATACTTAGGTATGGATCCAAAAACCAGAAAAGAAAAAGTGTCAAGAAAAGCACTTATGGCAAGACCTCCACGTGAGGAAAGAAAAGAGTAA
- a CDS encoding OmpA family protein, which translates to MKTKIFFIVIYFLFSSAAQSQETAESVIIISEENLISLIKKIKEKRDTVIFENEKNINRFSNSDLKGTNFEFPESSSKQQSQLNAIYAKLQTLEYDIKLLNASLNSNQKKTSGKGSLTVVTTPRNATTTYSTIAEGKNKTNTLHSEEVAELEKKIITLKKEAYEQLLTREKQENLNRSKNDYDEIIRLLNSKNTSKDTLIIEKREISDYPELMKKFDSFHSEVHFDNNSKAIKESQTKQLDEIVSILKSTDKIDVYLKGFASNKGNPIYNQNLSTQRTENVKKYLVKNGIHPSRILTQYHGIDYAANKEEYARRVELSFIIRK; encoded by the coding sequence ATGAAAACCAAAATATTCTTTATAGTAATTTATTTTTTATTTTCTTCCGCTGCTCAGTCTCAAGAGACTGCCGAGAGTGTTATAATAATTTCAGAAGAAAATCTTATTTCATTGATTAAAAAAATTAAAGAAAAAAGAGATACCGTTATATTTGAGAATGAGAAAAACATCAATCGGTTTTCTAATTCTGATTTAAAAGGAACCAACTTCGAGTTTCCTGAATCCAGTTCTAAACAACAATCTCAGTTAAATGCTATTTATGCCAAACTACAAACATTAGAATATGATATTAAATTACTGAACGCTTCATTGAATAGCAACCAAAAAAAAACATCGGGAAAAGGGTCTTTAACTGTGGTGACAACTCCCAGAAATGCCACAACAACATATTCGACAATAGCTGAAGGAAAAAACAAAACAAACACCTTACATTCTGAAGAAGTAGCTGAGCTAGAGAAGAAAATAATTACTTTAAAAAAAGAAGCTTATGAACAGTTACTTACAAGAGAAAAGCAAGAGAATCTTAATCGTTCAAAAAACGACTACGATGAAATAATACGGCTTTTGAATTCAAAAAACACATCCAAAGACACTTTGATAATCGAAAAAAGAGAAATATCAGACTACCCAGAACTAATGAAAAAATTCGACAGCTTTCATAGTGAGGTGCATTTTGATAATAACTCAAAAGCAATAAAAGAAAGTCAAACAAAACAATTAGATGAAATTGTCAGTATTCTAAAATCTACCGATAAAATTGATGTGTATTTAAAAGGATTCGCCAGTAACAAAGGCAACCCAATTTACAATCAAAATTTATCGACACAAAGAACTGAAAATGTAAAAAAATATTTGGTTAAAAACGGGATTCATCCCAGTAGAATCCTAACGCAATACCATGGCATTGATTATGCTGCAAACAAAGAAGAATATGCACGTAGAGTTGAATTGTCCTTTATTATCCGAAAATAA
- a CDS encoding RNA polymerase sigma factor — translation MEKNYKVTDEELVSQICKSNDIVLFGVLYDKYEPLVFSKCFSFVRSRDEAKDLTHDVFLHVFVKLHSFNGESQFSTWLYSVTSNYGINYLNRNKERKITSNSKPLKEEYNLAAELNDCNLSQLQIDRLELALTKIKPEESMILKLKYQDDLSLKTLQELLGLSESAVKMRILRAKSKIIAVYNTYEFQ, via the coding sequence ATGGAAAAAAACTACAAAGTAACAGACGAAGAATTGGTGTCGCAGATATGTAAATCTAATGATATAGTTTTATTTGGAGTTTTATATGACAAGTACGAACCTTTGGTATTCAGTAAATGCTTTAGTTTTGTACGTTCCAGGGATGAAGCAAAGGATTTAACACACGATGTTTTTTTACATGTTTTTGTAAAACTCCACAGTTTTAATGGGGAATCGCAATTTTCCACCTGGTTGTATTCGGTAACTTCAAATTATGGAATTAATTATCTTAATAGAAATAAGGAGCGGAAAATAACCTCGAACTCTAAACCATTAAAAGAAGAATATAACTTAGCCGCTGAGTTAAATGATTGTAACTTAAGTCAATTGCAGATCGATCGATTAGAATTGGCATTGACAAAAATTAAACCAGAGGAAAGTATGATTCTTAAATTGAAATACCAAGATGATTTGTCTTTAAAAACATTGCAAGAGCTACTGGGATTGTCTGAAAGTGCCGTAAAAATGAGGATTCTAAGAGCGAAGTCAAAAATTATAGCAGTGTATAATACATATGAATTTCAATAA
- a CDS encoding RNA polymerase sigma factor RpoD/SigA has translation MRQLKITKQVTNRETASLDKYLQEIGKVDLITADEEVELAQKIKAGDQKALEKLTKANLRFVVSVAKQYQNQGLTLPDLINEGNLGLIKAAQRFDETRGFKFISYAVWWIRQSILQALAEQSRIVRLPLNKIGSINKINKMYALLEQSNERPPSAEEIAKELDMTVNDVKESMKNSGRHLSMDAPLVEGEDSNLYDVLRSGESPNPDRELIHESLRTEIERSLETLTPREADVVRLYFGLGDQHPMTLEEIGETFDLTRERVRQIKEKAIRRLKHTSRSKILKTYLG, from the coding sequence ATGAGACAACTTAAAATTACCAAGCAGGTTACCAATCGTGAAACTGCTTCATTAGACAAATACTTACAAGAAATAGGTAAAGTTGACCTTATTACCGCTGACGAAGAAGTAGAATTAGCTCAAAAGATTAAAGCTGGGGATCAAAAAGCCCTAGAAAAATTAACGAAAGCTAATTTACGTTTTGTTGTTTCGGTAGCAAAACAATACCAAAATCAAGGACTTACACTTCCTGATTTAATTAACGAAGGAAACTTAGGTCTTATTAAAGCGGCTCAACGTTTTGATGAAACACGTGGTTTCAAATTCATTTCATACGCTGTATGGTGGATTCGTCAATCGATACTACAAGCATTGGCTGAACAATCTCGTATCGTTCGTTTGCCATTAAATAAAATTGGTTCTATCAATAAAATCAACAAAATGTACGCCTTATTAGAGCAATCTAACGAGCGTCCACCATCTGCTGAGGAAATTGCAAAAGAACTAGACATGACAGTAAATGACGTAAAAGAGTCTATGAAAAACTCTGGTCGTCACTTATCTATGGATGCCCCTCTTGTTGAAGGAGAAGATTCTAACCTTTACGATGTATTGCGTTCTGGTGAATCTCCAAATCCTGACAGAGAATTAATCCACGAATCATTGCGTACTGAAATCGAGCGTTCACTAGAAACATTGACTCCTAGAGAGGCTGATGTGGTTCGTTTGTACTTTGGTCTTGGTGATCAACACCCAATGACTCTTGAGGAAATAGGAGAAACTTTCGACCTGACTCGTGAGCGTGTACGTCAAATCAAGGAAAAAGCAATCCGAAGATTGAAACACACTTCAAGAAGTAAAATACTAAAAACCTACTTAGGTTAA
- the rpe gene encoding ribulose-phosphate 3-epimerase, whose amino-acid sequence MKNTLIAPSVLAADFGNLQRDIEMINASEADWFHIDIMDGVFVPNISYGMPVLEAINKHAKKTIDVHLMIVDPDRYIKTFAELGANILSVHYEACTHLHRTLQAIKAEGMKAGVAINPHTNIDLLEDVINDIDLVCIMSVNPGFGGQSFIENTYAKVKKLKELIIRKGAATLIEVDGGVTNKNAKQLAEAGADVLVAGSYVFKAENPITTIADLKKLTTI is encoded by the coding sequence ATGAAGAATACACTTATTGCACCATCAGTATTAGCAGCAGATTTTGGAAATCTACAACGAGACATCGAAATGATTAACGCAAGTGAAGCCGACTGGTTTCACATTGACATTATGGATGGTGTTTTTGTACCCAATATCTCTTACGGAATGCCTGTTTTAGAAGCGATCAACAAACACGCTAAAAAAACAATCGACGTTCACTTGATGATTGTAGATCCAGATCGTTATATTAAAACCTTTGCTGAATTAGGAGCAAATATACTTAGTGTGCATTACGAAGCTTGTACACACCTTCACAGAACCCTTCAGGCCATCAAAGCCGAAGGAATGAAAGCTGGAGTCGCCATAAATCCTCATACTAATATTGACTTACTGGAAGACGTTATCAATGATATTGATTTAGTTTGTATCATGAGCGTAAATCCTGGATTTGGTGGTCAGTCATTTATTGAGAATACTTATGCTAAAGTCAAAAAATTAAAAGAATTAATTATTAGAAAAGGAGCTGCAACTTTGATCGAAGTTGACGGTGGAGTTACTAATAAAAATGCAAAACAACTTGCGGAAGCAGGAGCTGATGTTCTTGTAGCGGGGAGTTATGTCTTTAAAGCCGAAAACCCAATCACTACAATTGCAGATTTAAAAAAGCTGACAACAATATAA
- a CDS encoding CBS domain-containing protein, with product MKNRVPVSAIMTKKIVKLNSTDDLTKAEVLFKKHKIRHIPVVSGKTIKGMLSYTDLLRISFVDAVDDDAEDVDTTVYDMFTIDQVMAKNLITISPETTIRETAEILSKNEFHALPVCDGETLVGIVTTTDLLKYLLEQYN from the coding sequence ATGAAAAATAGAGTACCAGTGTCAGCAATAATGACAAAAAAAATAGTTAAATTAAACAGTACTGATGATCTTACAAAAGCAGAAGTGCTTTTTAAAAAACATAAAATCCGACACATTCCAGTTGTAAGCGGAAAAACTATAAAGGGAATGTTGAGTTATACAGATCTATTGAGAATATCGTTTGTGGACGCAGTTGATGATGATGCTGAAGATGTGGATACCACTGTTTATGATATGTTTACAATTGATCAGGTAATGGCTAAAAATCTCATTACAATAAGTCCGGAAACAACTATAAGGGAAACGGCTGAGATATTATCAAAAAATGAATTTCACGCCCTGCCTGTTTGTGATGGGGAAACATTAGTGGGGATTGTAACAACCACCGATTTATTAAAATACTTACTGGAGCAATACAATTAG
- a CDS encoding HPP family protein, whose product MTENIIKLNLSDNLVKAEALFKKHKIGHIPVVNEFKIIGILSYTDLLRVSFVEAVEDEEEKVEATVFNAFSIEQVMVKNVITITPETTIKEAAEILTKSEFHSLPICVEDVLVGIITTTDLIKYFLNQYDECI is encoded by the coding sequence ATGACTGAGAATATAATCAAATTGAATCTTTCTGATAATTTAGTAAAGGCGGAAGCCTTGTTCAAGAAACATAAAATTGGACATATACCTGTTGTGAACGAATTTAAAATAATTGGTATTCTAAGTTATACTGATTTGTTGAGGGTTTCTTTTGTTGAAGCAGTCGAAGATGAAGAAGAAAAGGTCGAGGCTACTGTGTTTAATGCATTCTCGATAGAACAAGTTATGGTTAAAAACGTAATCACTATTACCCCTGAAACTACCATAAAAGAAGCCGCTGAAATATTAACTAAAAGCGAATTTCATTCTTTGCCTATATGTGTGGAGGATGTGTTGGTAGGTATTATTACCACTACTGATTTAATTAAATATTTTTTAAATCAATACGATGAATGCATATAA
- a CDS encoding zinc-dependent peptidase, producing the protein MSDKRKEYFEHRAAAFIVKYQFIGKGGFVVTDQAKVLVSATFVMLTFGMRHYLINVFDKIIIYPELYFSTVNQEFHKGEFNPRVKALVFSWKDFQEGFYFENDNLNLGLHEFGHALHFHGLKSRDQSSIVFSDAYVNMQEYLVQPNVLNQLVTSKYFRIYAYTNQAEFLAVVLEHFFETPQNFKKEFPELYNNVKIMINYYERENT; encoded by the coding sequence TTGTCCGATAAAAGAAAAGAATATTTTGAGCATCGTGCGGCTGCATTTATTGTTAAATATCAATTCATCGGTAAAGGAGGTTTTGTCGTTACGGATCAAGCCAAAGTATTGGTTTCTGCGACGTTTGTAATGCTTACTTTTGGAATGAGACACTATCTGATTAATGTTTTTGATAAAATTATTATTTATCCTGAACTCTATTTTTCTACCGTGAATCAAGAATTTCATAAAGGAGAGTTTAATCCTAGAGTGAAAGCTTTGGTTTTTTCCTGGAAAGATTTTCAGGAAGGATTTTATTTTGAAAATGACAATCTAAATCTAGGCTTGCATGAATTTGGACATGCTTTACACTTTCATGGGCTGAAGAGCAGGGATCAAAGCAGTATAGTTTTTTCGGATGCCTATGTCAATATGCAAGAATATTTAGTGCAGCCGAATGTTCTGAATCAACTCGTAACATCCAAATATTTTAGGATTTATGCCTACACCAATCAGGCAGAATTTTTGGCCGTTGTTTTGGAGCATTTCTTTGAAACTCCTCAAAATTTTAAAAAAGAATTTCCGGAGCTATATAACAATGTTAAGATCATGATAAATTATTACGAACGAGAGAATACGTAA
- a CDS encoding GatB/YqeY domain-containing protein: protein MSLSIQIMDQIKIAMRAKDTVALEALRAIKSEMLLAQTATGSKEEITADEEIKLLQKLVKMRKDSAKIFTEQNRLDLAEPELAQIAVIEQFLPAQLSEAEVEAVIAKIIAETGASGIASMGKVMGLASAQLGGTAEGKTISTIVKKLLV, encoded by the coding sequence ATGAGTTTATCAATACAAATCATGGATCAAATTAAGATTGCCATGAGAGCCAAAGACACTGTTGCATTAGAAGCATTAAGAGCTATCAAATCAGAAATGCTTTTAGCACAAACGGCTACAGGATCAAAAGAAGAAATCACTGCTGATGAGGAAATTAAATTACTTCAAAAATTAGTGAAAATGCGTAAGGATAGTGCAAAAATCTTTACTGAACAAAATCGTTTGGATTTGGCTGAGCCAGAATTAGCACAAATCGCTGTAATTGAACAGTTTTTACCTGCGCAATTGAGTGAAGCTGAAGTAGAAGCTGTGATTGCTAAAATCATTGCTGAAACAGGAGCGTCAGGAATTGCCTCAATGGGTAAGGTTATGGGGTTGGCATCAGCACAATTAGGAGGAACTGCTGAAGGGAAAACCATTTCTACAATTGTAAAAAAATTATTAGTTTAA
- the ftsZ gene encoding cell division protein FtsZ: protein MTSNSEFGSISFDLPKNQSNVIKVIGVGGGGSNAINHMFKQGIKGVDFIVCNTDSQALESSSVPNKIQLGVHLTEGLGAGANPDVGQQSAIESIAEIEKMLDRNTKMVFITAGMGGGTGTGAAPVIAQLAKEREILTVGIVTLPFLFEGKVRQEQALLGIEKLRKQVDSLIVINNNKLREVYGNLGFKAGFSKADEVLATASRGIAEVITHHYTQNIDLRDAKTVLANSGTAIMGSSVSSGENRAKDAIVSALDSPLLNDNKITGAKNVLLLIVSGSNEITLDEIGEINDHIQMEAGHNANIIMGVGEDETLGDAIAVTIIATGFDIEQQNGIVNTEPKKIIHTLEDEQRSVHNLSNNTVTAFDLNSETPTAKSDDRIVFELIEDEVKPQPIAVVAPVAPVAPINSNDDLVVMSEFIKNLDVTFEIVSPIKDIDFTFSTPQVNQVRQEQVAQPRMVEKQEQTAFSFDLPVHKPEPVAVVNENEVLFELTNETREIKVHQPVQFVPVTELTDRGIIKHSLEEYMEDESDFGIQKPVAKVVEDVIPAELNITMKQVERTEEAPVNFNSISPMEMTIEETIRLRADERRKKLKEFNYKFHNNVSKIDEYEKEPAYKRLGIDISNAQSNNTNSRISVGIDSNNDLQLRSNNSYLHDNVD, encoded by the coding sequence ATGACGAGCAACTCAGAATTTGGAAGTATTTCATTTGATTTACCAAAAAACCAATCAAATGTAATCAAAGTTATTGGTGTAGGTGGAGGTGGTAGTAACGCTATAAACCACATGTTTAAACAAGGAATTAAAGGAGTGGATTTTATCGTGTGTAACACAGATTCACAAGCATTAGAAAGCAGTTCTGTGCCAAACAAAATTCAATTAGGTGTACACCTAACTGAAGGACTTGGTGCTGGAGCTAATCCTGATGTAGGACAGCAATCAGCTATTGAAAGCATTGCTGAGATTGAAAAAATGTTGGATCGCAATACTAAGATGGTATTTATCACCGCAGGAATGGGTGGAGGTACTGGAACGGGTGCTGCTCCGGTAATTGCTCAATTAGCCAAAGAAAGAGAAATCCTTACTGTAGGTATCGTTACTCTTCCTTTTTTATTCGAAGGAAAAGTGCGTCAAGAGCAAGCATTACTTGGGATTGAAAAATTAAGAAAACAAGTAGACTCTTTAATTGTTATCAATAATAATAAATTAAGAGAAGTATACGGAAATCTTGGATTCAAAGCCGGATTTTCTAAAGCGGATGAAGTTTTAGCTACTGCCTCTCGAGGAATTGCTGAAGTGATTACGCATCACTATACACAAAACATCGATTTAAGAGATGCTAAAACTGTATTGGCAAATAGCGGTACAGCAATAATGGGATCATCTGTTTCTTCTGGTGAGAATAGAGCAAAGGACGCAATCGTTTCTGCTTTAGACTCTCCTTTATTAAATGATAATAAAATCACTGGTGCTAAAAACGTATTGTTGCTCATCGTTTCTGGTTCTAATGAAATCACTTTAGATGAAATAGGAGAAATCAATGATCATATTCAAATGGAAGCTGGTCACAATGCCAATATTATTATGGGTGTTGGTGAAGACGAAACTCTAGGTGATGCAATCGCAGTAACGATTATAGCTACTGGATTTGATATTGAACAACAAAATGGGATCGTAAATACAGAACCTAAAAAAATAATACATACACTTGAAGACGAACAAAGAAGTGTTCATAATCTTTCAAATAATACGGTTACAGCATTCGATTTAAATAGTGAAACACCTACAGCTAAATCTGATGACAGAATCGTTTTTGAATTAATTGAGGATGAAGTTAAACCACAACCTATTGCCGTTGTTGCTCCTGTTGCTCCAGTTGCGCCAATAAACAGTAATGATGATCTAGTGGTTATGTCTGAATTTATTAAAAATTTAGATGTTACTTTTGAAATCGTATCTCCTATTAAAGATATCGATTTTACTTTTTCGACTCCACAAGTTAATCAAGTGAGACAAGAACAAGTAGCACAGCCAAGGATGGTTGAAAAGCAAGAACAAACTGCTTTTTCTTTTGATTTGCCTGTTCATAAACCAGAACCTGTTGCAGTTGTTAATGAAAACGAAGTTTTGTTTGAATTAACTAATGAAACTCGTGAGATAAAAGTGCATCAACCAGTTCAATTTGTTCCTGTAACTGAATTAACTGATAGAGGTATTATTAAACATTCTCTTGAGGAGTATATGGAAGACGAAAGTGATTTTGGAATTCAAAAACCAGTTGCTAAAGTTGTTGAAGATGTGATTCCAGCGGAATTAAATATCACAATGAAACAGGTCGAAAGAACTGAGGAAGCTCCTGTAAATTTCAATTCAATTTCTCCAATGGAGATGACTATTGAAGAAACAATACGTTTAAGAGCTGACGAAAGAAGAAAAAAACTGAAAGAGTTCAATTATAAGTTTCATAATAATGTTTCTAAAATTGACGAGTATGAAAAAGAACCAGCTTATAAAAGATTAGGTATAGATATTTCTAACGCACAATCTAATAATACAAATTCTAGAATTTCTGTTGGAATAGATAGCAACAACGACTTACAGTTGCGTTCTAATAATTCCTATTTGCATGACAATGTAGATTAA